The segment AAACACCCTTTCTCTCACTTGGAAGATAACCGACAACTGTCCCAAAAGAATTATGGCACGCATCAAATCGCGTGAGGCAACAGAATCACTCCCATATTTGGTAAGCACACGCTGAGAGCAGCTCTTGGAAGTCTCCGAGTGACTCGCAGGGAAGGTGCGACCATAAGCAAGAACAAGAATGATAATTGAGACCAAACGTTGAAGGAATAATTTCGTAATATCACGAGCCACGTTCTCCATTTCTCGAGATCAATTGCAAACAGAGAAGAGACTGTGGAAGTTCTCTTGAAATTGATTGGAACACAGACAAAATTGCCCAGCTGATCAGAAACAAAAGCGGCGGATTAAGCGCATACGTACATTCACACGTAGACGAGGAGAGTTAAGTCGTCCTCGGCCACTCGTGTACCCGCATATTTCAGTGTCAGAAACAGCCCGCTCCCTTCCGAATCATCGGTCGTCGGGGCCGTAGGGGGCCTAGACGGATGACTGggagagaaggaaaaggaggtCCAGTTCCTCCTACCAGCTGGCCTCCACCCACACCTTCAGCGGCTCAGCGATGGCCATGGTCGATATTACGAGCACCGAAATCGTGATTCTTCTACTTCttaatttgtttgtctttttatctctctctctctttcttcgtaaCTTTATTGTATCggtttttctgttatatatatacgaaagAATATGGTTATGTGACTTATAAAGACTGTCAGAAGACATTAAACATAACGAGTATGCTAATAGGAGCGCTAACATTAGCGCAACCTGAGGTTTTCTTGCTGTAATTAAGCGAAGAGATATTGACGCAAGTGCCCCCGTGAAATGGTCAGTATGGAAGAAAGTAAATTAATCATATACCAGGACGTTAAGCACAGGTGCGGAAGGGCGGCATTTGGAAGGTTATATATGATAGCCCTAATCACATTGCCTATCTTGCAACAAAAGCAGATCAAGAAACCTAGTGACTCAGATCTACTAGCGTTTGCCTGGAGAGTCTTAGGGTTATCCAAAGGTCAGACTTACTAGTACATTTAAGAACAGTTCTTGCCTGACAATCTCCTGCGGGAATTCTTTATTGATATGACGGATTCCTTCTTAGTCGTCTTCCCTTTGCATGGTCAATTTCACTGAAAAACGTCGAATCTCGCTGTACGAAAATTCACCAAGCACTCTCACTTGgaacttcaagtcagtgggcaCTTTGgcggccttgttccatatgaatatggctcatcttctgaataataataataataataataataataatataataataataataataataataataatataataataataataataataataaccaggaaccccatactataaataccatccagtcgatttagaagactgtgatagagcaaaaaaaaaaaaaaaaaaaataataataataataatgtaaggaggaagcagaccttctcggaTGCATGTctcattaaaaagaatggcagagttaactgaatttatcttataaagaatttgCGCTATTTTTCTGATAGTTCGTTTTACATAATCTGCGAGACTGCTAAGCAATTGGCCTATATTTAGGTGTTATTCTGGTATTTTCAATGTCAATGGCTGGTATTATCGATACtaaaatataggaaatatatatattttattctgattgtattttaatatactagcaatttaccaatccttactaaaagcatattcatctgctgcttcatacaAGTGACTCGCTAGTAGTTTTtaacaattatgtatgataaattcgtaaaggaacaaagtctacgggcataaccagctccgtttcagggaatcccttctcacccccacccccttcggaagggcggggggttggtgggggaggATGAAACGCCATTATAaatcatcttaggggtccccactataaccctgccaagtttcatgcccatcggacctgcCGTTTGGCCCGTGAGTGAATGACCGACGGACGGACAGActtaacgcccattatagtatagcaAGATTTATCCGGAGACGACAACGGGATTGTAGATAGTGATCTCCGCTACAAAATCGTTAATAccgtattttcttattattactgtattttcagaaTCAGTTGTTTCTTCAATGTCGACATGTTTCGGCCATCTCCctgggtttatagtctgttgactctgaaaggaaagaagaagaaatattacCTCACTAAGCTGTTGTAATGTGtgtcaaagaatatatatatatatatatatatatatatatatatatatatatatatatatatatatatatatatatatagcagtttcTTTCATACTTAACCGGGACACCTTCATCAGCAATTTCGGAGAGAGAAACAACTCACACCTGAGAGAGCTACACATTTCTGACTCAGAGATGATGTGTTTCAATAAAGTGATTCACGTTGTCTTAAAAACCTGGAACAATAGAGTTCTCAGTTTCCTATATTCAATTTATCCTTAGTTATTTTAAACCGGGAGATTCTTAGCACCGCCATACGCCAAAATGTAATCGAACTGAAGGTAACTTCAGTGACTAGTCTAAAAAAAAGTTCACTGGGAggtcagtcagtcaatcagtcagtcaaattaagaaatggttaaaaaaaatcttgtcatTTCTGTTCCGAACTCTTTTCACCCCATCGAACAGCGGGGCTCTCCTGTGCTGTTATTCTTGTAAGACTTAATTAAAATCCCTGCCAGACTTTTGCAATCACCTGTGGCGTAAAACCGTCGTTATCGACGCACCTGACCTTTGGGTCGAACCGGGAGCCGTCCTGTAAGGTGGCAGCCTGAGCGATTTATGTTGCCAGATACGACTTGCGAAGGAAAATATTAATCCAGAAGAGGAGGGttttaagaaggaagtaaaatgTGAATGGTAATGGGACGTCGTTTATGGCTTCCAGAGAAAATTAATGGGGCATATGCAAAATGTTTACAAGGTTTCTGTTACCTTGAACTGATGGAGCCATGACGTGTAATTTAAGATAAATTACAACGATCGTATTAGTTAAGTAAACCCAATGATATGACaagataaattttcattatcaccTTTTCATAAATGATATAAAAGCCTGTCATTTAATAGATGACATCGAAGTCAATTTCATGAAGAACGACTAACAAAACCTGCAGATAACAGAGGCACTATTTGTAGATACCTGGAAGCCATCGTTGACTACCCTGAGGTAGCCTGATGTCATTTTCTCGACAAGTCAATTATCTACGTATCTATATACCTTTCtctctacctatctatctgtctatctatcgatatatctatctatctatttgaaAGACCATTCAGCACTACCAATATTCTGATTATATTTGATCGATCTGTTAACCTAATCTGCTTCGTGATCAAAGTCGAATTTAtcagaagcaaaataaaaaaaaatgacagtaacCCAGTAGCACAAGATTCgaaagatagatagaaagaaagaaaaaaaaagaagaaaacagaaattcCTGACCTTCGTCAGTGAGAAAGTGTTCCACCATCAAGATGTTCACCTTtgcgcaaaaaaagaaaaaaaaaaaaaaaaagaaaattgtaaaaccACAAAGCCAGGGGCAGACTTTTTGCGTCTTCGTGTAAGTACGAGAATTGGTAGATGTCTACTTCTGGGTCCTTGGAGATTCTGAGATaatatagcagatatatatatatatatatatatatatatatatatatatatatatatatatatatatatattacattgcatGACGTTTTCGGGAATGCATgcgtatgtattatgtatgtttttatgtatgtagatAGGAAGGTCCGAATGCATTTGTATTTCTGGGATATACTATATCTTTTCATCAATGAAAAAAGTAGTTCCAGGTAGTGATAACCTTCTGGTCGTCAGCAAGCCTTCTggatgaggtatatatatatatatgtgtatatatatatatatatattatataatatatatatatatatatatgaagtgataaagtCCCACACTTATTGTTCAAGTAGtcgaaagctcccgtcttataaattgtaaaaattatttgatgcacagcttacataagtgtggacttttattacttcaaaatttttcaatcacgggtaaatatatatatatatatatatatatatatatatatatatatatatatatatatatgcacacacatacacatagcgtgtgtatatatacttatatatatcacgAGAGATCACACGTAATGACCACGAAAGAAGTAAATAGTCACCATCTgacgatataatttttttcattatttctctctctctctctctctcatctctctctctctctctctctctcatccgtctctctctctctctttatatatatatatatatatatatatatatatatatatatcatatatatattatatatcccttaTAACGCGTTGCTCTAGAATCAAATCCATTCTAAAGTTCGTAACATAACATAAGCCTCCCTGGGAAGAATATTTTCCCAAACTTACCTGAAACGGGGTCTGAGACTGTCATCCCTTAGATGAGCTTATCTATGGAGTCTCGTTCTGTAACCTAAGCCCTGAGTCTTCTACGCTCATGAAACGACAGGCGTCTGGAAACTGGAGTCTAACCCTCGTCAGGGGCTTCCAGGGCCAGGAAGCTAGAAGTTGTAATTGAAGGAGGCCTCGTGCGAGTCAAACTGTAACGAAAATCAAAGAATCTTAGCGAATGGTCgcttttcattaacctctgtatTCATATAACACCAAGGGACCGTTCTtcatgtgtaataataataataataataataataataataataataataataataataataataataataataataataataataataataataataataataataataataataataatggccagAGATGGCCGAAATATGTCGacttataaaaaaagacaactcagaaaatacagtaataataagaaaatactgtatCAAGAATTTTGTAGCAGAGATCATCTACAATCCCTTTGTAGTCTccgaataactaataataataataataataataataataataataataataataataataataataataataataataataataataataataataataataataataataatatagtagccatgattcccatgtcaaaagtactacagaagatggatgccgggtaccaactcaagaaaagaggcaacagaatcaaccatctgatgttcatggacgacatcaagctgtatggtaagagcatcaaggaaatatataccctaatccagactgtaaggattgtatctggggacatcaggatggagtttggaaatagaaaatgtgccttagtcaacatacaaaaaggcaaagtaacgagaacagaagggataaagctaccagatgggagcaacatcaaacacatagatgagacaggatacaaatacctgggaataatggaaggaggggatataaaacaccaagagatgaagaacacgatcaggaaagaaatatatgcagactcaaggcgatactcaagtcaaaactcaacgccggaaatatgataaaaagccataaacacatgggcagtgcagtaatcagatacagaacgcagaatagtggaatggacgaagacagaactccgcagcatagatcagaaaccaggaaacatatgacaatacacaaagcactacacccaagagcaaatacggacagactatacataatacgaaaggaaggaggaagaggactactcagtatagaggactgcgtcaacatcgagaacagaggcaactggggcaatatctgaaaaccagtgaagacgagtggctaaagagtgcatgggaagaaggactaataaaagtagacgaagacccagaaatatacagagacaggagaatgacaaacagaacagaggactggcacaacaaaccaatgcacggacaatacatgagacagactaaagaactagccagcgatgacacatggcaatggctacagaggggagagctaaagaaggaaactgaaggaataataacagcggcacaagatgaggtcctaagaaccagatatgttcaaagaacgatagacggaaataaagcaatctctcccatatgtaggaagtgcaatacgaaaaatgaaaccataaaccacatagcaagcgaatgcccggcacttgcacaaaaccagtacaaaaagagcatgattcagtggcaaaagccctccactggagcctgtgcaagaaacatcagctaccttgcagtaataagtggtacgagcaccaacctgagggagtgatagaaaacgatcaggcaaagatcctctgggactatggtatcagaacggatagggtgatacgtgcaaatagaccagacgtgacgttgattgacaaagtcaagaagaaagtatcactcatcgatgtcgcaataccatgggacaccagagttgaagagaaagagagagaaaaaatggataagtatcaagatctgaaaatagaaataagaaggatttgggatatgccatggaaatcttacccataatcataggagaactaggcacgatcccaagatccctgaaaaggattttatttgaaaaactagaggctgaagtagctccaggactcatgcagaagactgtgatcgtagaaacggcgcacatagtaagaaaagtgatggactcctaaggaggcaggatgcaacccggaatcccacactataaataccacccagtcgaattggaggactgtgatagagcaaaaaaaaaaaaaaaaaaaaaaaaaaaatcaatattttttcctcAGTTTCATAAGGAATTCAGCTTTTTCATACTCAatgatttttcttgttttgaagataTTTCTTTTAGACACAATGTCGCTTATTCAAAAATTTGCACTCCACTTCAAATCGTTGACTTGGTCTCAACCTGTTTGCAATATGTATGTAAAAAGTGGCAGAGAAACATCTTACAAGTATTTATACATCGTTAACTTACGACGAACTGTAGAGAGGTAGAGGTCTTAGAGGTCTTACCAACGGCACGATTTATCAGTAAACTGAAATAGACGTCTTAATCAATCCAGACAGAAGGATTTTTCTTATACTTAATAAACCTCAATATATTAATCTGCATTTAGAACACAGGCGAAGGAAAGTTACATCAATTTTCATTTCGAAGCTTTAAAAGTTGACAGTCTTCAGTCGGTCTTAAGTAGAAGCAACTGAACTAGGTCTCTTAGTTCATTCTTAGTGCTGATGCTTTTTGAAATATAAAGGAACCTTTAATATGTTATTTTTCTCTttggaacgttttttttttagctttgtcATTCCAAATTTCTGtacatataaaggaatgtatcACTGTTGGTAATATGTTTCAgctttttatcttttctctctctctctagtctattTTCTATCTGTTTCCCGGTCTATATTTCCCGTTCCTAACGGAAATGCGCCAGAAATGTGGCAAAATGTACACAacacatttaaaaatgaaattactgTGAAGTTTGTAAGTTCATACAGTGAATTTGAAGTTTAATAAACTACAAAAAAGAGCGCTAAGATATGAACAATTGATCAGAATACAGAGTTTCTACAGGCAAACGCACATTTCTTAAAGATTCATATTAAACAAGAACACAGCTTAATATAAAATCTGAAAGTGTACTAGGAGTCTGACACGCTATTAACtactgtttcaactgcaataaaaaataaatttaaatgtttAACAAGGAACAACGAGCCATTCGAAAGTAAGTCCTTTCCCTATTTGCCATAAAAAAACGGGTTACGTTGCTTTTTATAGCTTGTTATCGTTacccacttttttcttttttgcaatttgcttgAAACCGAAGTAACGGTTGACGTAAAGTAGCTCCGATTCTTGAAGTGTGATTCAGGTATAAATACAACCGGTGGATGGAGAAGATCATCATAAGCTCGACCGATCGCTACTGACGAAGATGAAGGTAGGTCTTCGGGAAACCTTACTGTTCCTCTAATCCTGTGACGggaagtggctctctctctctctctctctctctctctctctctctctctctctctgctttggtgAAATGACTGATATGCGCAGGAAAATTCATAGCTTCTGTTGTGATGATAATTTTGGGCATTTATGAACGTGTTAGATACAGCTCATGAATCATACTGAATACTAATGAGATAACAGGTGAGTTATAGTTATAATTGATCATTATTTTTCTCACTACAGGTTCTTTTCCTGTTCGGTTTGGTGGCTTTAGCTGCTGCTGATAAGCGACCATCCACATCCTACGGACCACCAACGGTAAGGCGGATGAGATTCGAGAGAGAACGTTCTGGGTCATAGTCAAGATGCGACACTATCATCATTATATGACACTTTTTCAGCCCTCAGTCCTTCAACCTAAAATGACCAACACTTCCATTACCTTTGCAGGTCAGTTCCTTCGAAGGATCCTTCGAGGGCAACTCGGACGAATCCTTCGAGCCCGCCAAGTACAGTTTCGAATTCGGCGTCCACGACGACTCCACCAGCGCCAGCTTCGAGCACCAGGAATCCCGCGACGACGACCAGACCAGAGGCACCTACACCGTCCAGCTTCCCGACGGTCGTCGCCAGACCGTCAAATACTTCGTCAACGGAGACTCAGGCTACTTAGCCGAGGTCACCTACGAAGGAGAGGCTCGCTATCCTGATTCCTTTGAGTCTAGAGAAGACTCCACTGCCGATTCCAGGGAATTTTCGGCCCCGAGACCCACCTACTCAGCCCCTGACTCTCGTGAATTCCAGTCATATTCCCCACCAAGCTCATCCTATGGAGTTCCTGTGTAAGCTTTTCGTTCCCTTGCTTTAGGCAATGGACCCTCAGCTCGGTAAGTTATTTGACGTAGAttgtatttaataaataaactctgATGATCAAGGACTTGATTGTCATTCACCCTTGGACTAAGATGGGGTTCTGGAAGCACAGGCCCTAATTTTAGGACAGCTCATGGGTTGTGCAAAATGTTAAAGGGTATAGGAAGTTTAACGTACACGCCTGAGTACATACAACTAAAAGGATCATATGGCTTATGGCTAAAGATTGTGAATCTGCAAAGTTCAAAGTTGTGGCGACGGGGCAGCAACGGAGTGCTTAATGATAGAGGACTTTGTGAAGAAGATATTGAAGAAATGCAAAGAAACAAAGCATCCAAAGGAGGTAATAAGGAAGCCAAGAAGGAAGTGAAAGAGAAATGTTAAAGTTGATGAAACTGTAGGAGCAAATCAAAACAGTACCTTCAGAGAGAAAAGAGTTGCACTAGAGAGAAGTAAGAAATGTTAACTGGCAAACGTATTTAAAATTAGCGATACAAATGGAAACAGATTGTTATATTTTGAGTTGTTAtagaattaattggattgataagAGGCAGGTTTGAAGGCTGCAATAAAGGAGGAGGTTAATGTGAATTTAAAAACGCTTTTGCATAAGGGGAAAGGAACAGGGACGAGTTGATGGAATTATAGGTGACAGGTGAAATGATGTTAGATGATAAGGATGATGATAATGTAATTCACTggttaatataaatgtataaatatgttaCATCAGTGTGCTCTATTAACCTAAAAGTATAAGAGTGACAGTAACAAAGAGGCAGACTTTTTTTGTTAGAAACCAGCTACCACACACCACACCAAATCCCTTCCCCACGAAAATAGTGGtgaaaagatataaatatttcaacTTTATCTTTATAACTGAAAACTGCTATTCATCGGAAGATAACTTCACTTATAAATGTGCATAATCATTTTATGATTCGTCATTTCCATCTTTATTTCCGCAttcctctacttttttttttttttaatatttaacagGTAAATGAGCAAACACCTCACACCTTCATTAGCCTGAAAGCCTGTTTTCTCTGATCCCCCTGAAAGAACTCACGCACAAGAAATTATTGACTTTGAGATACGCGCTTGAATTGATTTACTTATTGTTTCGTGATATTTCATGATCAATAGGTCACAAGGATATGTTATATCCGTAGTAAAGTATATTGCTAtacatttcatttcaatttttatatactttttgcaTATGCATTAACCTATTCATTAAATATGACTGAGGGAACGTCAGTCAACTAGCTCAGACACAGTAGGTTTAAGGACACTTAAAAGTCAAGTTTTATTGAAGGAAAGAAGGTCAGGGTGTCTGCAACTTAGAAAGTTGGATTGAACTGGTAGGGACACACTTAAACAGGGACAGATAGCGAAAAGGGAAACTTAGAACGATATGTCTATTCCAAAACATACTTAAAGACTTAAAAATTTGGATGAATTGAAAGAATTCTTTAGGAAAGTATATTCCGCAGGTGAAACAGATCCTGTTATCAGCCTCGCAATGATATTTCACTGTTATGAATTCAATAAATTTTTTAACATTCTCATCGTGTTCATAGTACCGACGAACCTCGAGGAATATCCTTCAAGAATGCATGAAAATCTGCTTTCTCTCATTTCTTAGCCTTATATCGAGCTAGACCTAACCGTCACGAGTGCAGTTTTTCGTGACTTTATTTTTCAAGGTTGAACTCTCGTTCACGGGCTTCATGGAAGAACTTCAGGAGTATAAATATGACTGATGTGAGGAAAATAAGCATCAAATCTCCTACGGTGCTCTCGAGATGAATTCTAAGGTCTGTGCAGTGGGGAGCATACTTTAGTTTCAATGGTTCTGTGGTTAGAAAGACAAAATACTTACGCTGGTGAAAACTTGCTGCATGAGAAACGGGAATATTGAATTACGATGCATTAcaaccctaatactattcttgttgcattttgatatttctttatctatttttctattaattaatttaactttACTTCCTCtaaattcttcctaatgaacaccgtattctttggaagcttgaatttcaagtcaatagcccctgtaGGCTTAGAAGTTAAATTTAACTCTTTTTCCCATTTGGCGGTGTCTTTATAATGAATTTATGGTGATTCTTCGTATTCCAGATCCTCTTCTTCCTGACTGTGGTTTCAGCAGTTGTGGCTGATAAGCCACCAAGTGAGCTCTATGGACCTCCTGAGGTAGGTCTTTTTGGAAATTAGTGGCATATTACTTCTCAGATAACgttcatcagtaaaaaaaaaaaaaaatgcgtctaagacaaaaacaaaaacatgaagtATATCTTGACATAGGTAACATAATACACGAGCTGTTCCCATACTGAGATTTAGAGTATAATAGTTGACTTACCAGCTCTCTTCCCATAAAGAAACTAAGAATAATCGCATCGCTATCTTTAGGTACAAGCTGCTTCATCCGAATACTCGAAAGAATCTATCGAAGAGCCTACCGAACCTGCCAACTACAACTTCGAGTTCGCCG is part of the Macrobrachium nipponense isolate FS-2020 chromosome 15, ASM1510439v2, whole genome shotgun sequence genome and harbors:
- the LOC135226804 gene encoding pro-resilin-like, whose protein sequence is MKVLFLFGLVALAAADKRPSTSYGPPTVSSFEGSFEGNSDESFEPAKYSFEFGVHDDSTSASFEHQESRDDDQTRGTYTVQLPDGRRQTVKYFVNGDSGYLAEVTYEGEARYPDSFESREDSTADSREFSAPRPTYSAPDSREFQSYSPPSSSYGVPV